From Luteococcus japonicus, one genomic window encodes:
- a CDS encoding DEDD exonuclease domain-containing protein, translating to MTDAAYRASQPSFEDLGTPLPEVTFVVVDLETTGSGADSAITEIGAVKVRGGRILGEFQTLVNPGGHIPAMVAVLTGITDSMVLHQPRIGQVLPSFLEFSRGSVLVAHNAGFDIGFLKRACVDHDVDWPGNAVVDTVALARQVLLRDEVPNCKLGTLAAHFRAATTPDHRALSDARATVDVLHGLLERIGNLGVDSLEDLLEFTRRVSPQRRAKRVWAQDLPTSPGVYCFYADHMHDDGTTRREVLYVGKSKNIRTRVRTYFTASEKRGRMEEMVRVATGVEAHVCATPLEAEVRELRLIRSHAPRYNRRSRNQDRLLWVKLTQEAFPRLSVVRAVADDGCQYWGPFRNRQAADEAMLALYDAFPIRQCTKRLSARKPSQACALAEMSRCTAPCQLGEAAQAYPELVEQVRQALTHDVRPVLGRVGRRMGRLVTQERFEEAAVLSTRLEGYTRATVRGQRLGSVARCPQIVAALRADDGGWMIHVIRYGRLAAAAHSAPGEVPQRIARETVALAETVVPTRPGMPAATIEECELLASWLETPGVRLMEVDGEWSWPIHVGISLSQTQGEGGVQVV from the coding sequence ATGACCGACGCCGCCTATCGAGCCAGCCAGCCGAGCTTCGAGGACCTGGGGACTCCCCTGCCCGAGGTGACCTTCGTCGTCGTGGACCTGGAGACCACCGGCAGCGGAGCGGACAGTGCCATCACGGAGATCGGCGCCGTGAAGGTCCGGGGCGGGCGGATCCTCGGCGAGTTCCAGACGCTGGTGAATCCGGGCGGTCACATCCCCGCCATGGTGGCAGTGCTGACCGGCATCACGGACTCCATGGTGCTGCACCAGCCCCGGATCGGTCAGGTCCTGCCGAGCTTCCTGGAGTTCAGCCGCGGCAGTGTGCTGGTGGCACACAATGCCGGCTTCGACATCGGCTTCCTCAAGCGCGCGTGCGTGGACCACGACGTCGACTGGCCGGGCAACGCCGTGGTCGACACCGTCGCCCTGGCCCGGCAGGTGCTGCTGCGCGACGAGGTCCCCAACTGCAAGCTGGGGACGCTCGCGGCCCACTTCCGCGCGGCCACGACCCCGGACCACCGCGCCCTGTCCGATGCCCGCGCCACGGTCGACGTGCTGCATGGCCTGCTGGAGCGGATCGGCAACCTGGGCGTCGACAGCCTGGAGGACCTGCTGGAGTTCACCCGTCGTGTCTCGCCACAGCGGCGAGCCAAGCGGGTCTGGGCCCAGGACCTGCCCACCTCACCCGGCGTCTACTGCTTCTACGCGGACCACATGCACGACGACGGCACCACCCGTCGCGAGGTGCTCTACGTGGGCAAGAGCAAGAACATCCGCACCCGGGTGCGCACCTACTTCACCGCCAGCGAGAAGCGAGGCCGGATGGAGGAGATGGTGCGGGTGGCCACCGGGGTCGAGGCCCACGTCTGCGCCACGCCGCTGGAGGCGGAGGTCCGCGAGCTGCGGCTGATCCGCTCCCACGCACCGCGCTACAACCGTCGTTCCCGCAATCAGGACCGCCTGCTGTGGGTCAAGCTCACCCAGGAGGCCTTCCCTCGGCTGTCGGTGGTGCGTGCCGTGGCCGACGACGGCTGCCAGTACTGGGGTCCCTTCCGCAATCGGCAGGCCGCTGACGAGGCCATGCTGGCGCTCTACGACGCCTTCCCGATCCGTCAGTGCACCAAGCGCCTCTCGGCTCGCAAGCCCTCCCAGGCCTGTGCCCTGGCGGAGATGTCACGGTGCACGGCACCCTGCCAACTGGGCGAGGCGGCCCAGGCATATCCGGAGCTGGTGGAGCAGGTCCGCCAGGCCCTCACCCATGACGTGCGGCCCGTGCTGGGCCGGGTGGGTCGGCGGATGGGTCGCCTGGTCACGCAGGAGCGTTTCGAGGAGGCGGCGGTCCTGTCCACTCGTCTGGAGGGCTACACCCGCGCCACCGTGCGGGGCCAGCGGTTGGGTTCGGTGGCCCGTTGCCCGCAGATCGTGGCGGCCCTGCGTGCAGACGACGGAGGGTGGATGATCCACGTGATCCGGTACGGTCGGCTGGCCGCGGCGGCGCACAGCGCCCCCGGCGAGGTGCCGCAGCGCATCGCCCGCGAGACGGTCGCCCTGGCCGAGACGGTGGTGCCCACGCGGCCCGGGATGCCGGCGGCCACCATCGAGGAGTGCGAACTCCTCGCTTCCTGGCTGGAGACGCCCGGCGTGCGGCTGATGGAGGTGGATGGCGAGTGGAGCTGGCCGATCCACGTCGGGATCAGCCTGTCACAGACCCAGGGAGAAGGCGGCGTCCAGGTCGTGTGA
- a CDS encoding NlpC/P60 family protein: MVGTFRRAVGAMAVAGVLATSQLTVAPRAQADPDAVAKAQEALQKIEAESSAIDARYIQLQSQLDDASTALGEATKDLDGQRAKVGELSKHLGQFAMLRYQTSGVDMTTTLLTSDDEADFLNQLSTIQTVTDRANDRVQTLQLAQADLAVTQQEAAQARQRIAKDKAEQAKVAAEYRKKEAEAQQVLDRLTAEEKERLAELERKQEQERQAKAREAIEAARQAEAASASASASAPPSASPTPGASPSSSETPTSEADDTAAAAAGSGRASDAVSFALAQVGKSYVMGATGPGAYDCSGLMLRAWGNAGVSLPRTSQAQFGAGSSVATSGLQPGDLVFYYSGISHVGMYIGKGMIVHASNPRTGVKVSPVDSMPVAGARRVG; the protein is encoded by the coding sequence ATGGTGGGCACCTTCAGGCGAGCAGTCGGCGCGATGGCTGTGGCGGGAGTCCTGGCCACCTCGCAGTTGACCGTTGCGCCGCGAGCCCAGGCGGATCCGGACGCCGTGGCCAAGGCCCAGGAGGCCCTGCAGAAGATCGAGGCCGAGAGTTCGGCCATCGACGCCCGCTACATCCAGCTGCAGTCCCAGCTCGACGATGCCTCCACGGCGCTGGGCGAGGCAACCAAGGACCTCGACGGCCAGCGCGCCAAGGTGGGGGAGCTGAGCAAGCACCTGGGCCAGTTCGCCATGCTGCGCTACCAGACCAGCGGTGTCGACATGACGACCACGCTGCTGACCAGCGACGACGAGGCCGACTTCCTCAACCAGCTGTCCACCATCCAGACCGTCACCGATCGCGCCAACGACCGGGTGCAGACACTCCAGCTCGCCCAGGCGGACCTGGCCGTCACCCAGCAGGAGGCCGCGCAGGCCCGCCAGCGCATTGCCAAGGACAAGGCGGAACAGGCCAAGGTCGCCGCCGAGTACCGAAAGAAGGAGGCCGAGGCGCAACAGGTCCTCGACCGCCTCACCGCGGAGGAGAAGGAGCGGCTGGCCGAACTCGAGCGCAAGCAGGAGCAGGAGCGACAGGCGAAGGCTCGGGAGGCCATCGAAGCGGCCCGCCAGGCGGAGGCCGCCAGTGCCAGTGCGAGTGCCTCAGCGCCCCCCAGCGCCTCACCGACGCCCGGTGCCTCGCCCAGCTCGTCCGAGACCCCCACGTCGGAAGCCGATGACACGGCCGCTGCGGCGGCCGGCAGCGGACGCGCCTCCGATGCGGTCTCCTTCGCCCTCGCACAGGTGGGCAAATCCTATGTGATGGGGGCCACGGGGCCGGGAGCCTATGACTGTTCCGGCCTCATGCTGCGTGCCTGGGGCAATGCGGGCGTCTCGCTGCCGCGCACCTCGCAGGCCCAGTTCGGCGCCGGGAGCTCCGTGGCCACCAGTGGCCTGCAGCCCGGTGACCTGGTCTTCTACTACTCCGGAATCAGCCACGTCGGCATGTACATCGGCAAGGGCATGATCGTGCACGCCTCGAACCCGCGCACCGGGGTGAAGGTCTCCCCGGTGGACTCGATGCCCGTGGCGGGCGCCCGGCGGGTGGGCTGA
- a CDS encoding ROK family glucokinase has product MLSIGIDIGGTKVAAGVVDDEGNVLRRLQRPTPSRSPEAVEDAIVEVVEELAASHDVGAVGIGAAGWVDTDQAIVRFSPHLAWRNEPLKARLNQRIDLPVIVDNDANAAAWAEYRYGAGRNASVMVCLTLGTGIGGAVVINGRLFRGRYGMAGEFGHMGVVPEGHWCPCGNRGCWEQYASGNSLVRDAKALLRENSPQVRGLLDRIGGDIDALVGPDVTAAAMEGDQIAIELISDVGFWLGKGIANLAAALDPDLFVIGGGVSAAGDLLLTPAQQAFDRTLTGRGFRPPAQLVLAEFRNDAGLVGAADLARHSMVEPPGVARGFWPRRRRKGRLRRLRELMVEVPPRV; this is encoded by the coding sequence ATGCTCAGCATCGGGATCGACATCGGCGGCACGAAGGTGGCCGCCGGTGTGGTCGACGACGAGGGCAATGTCCTGCGGCGGCTGCAACGCCCGACGCCCTCACGCAGCCCGGAGGCCGTCGAGGACGCCATCGTCGAGGTGGTCGAGGAGCTGGCCGCCAGCCATGACGTCGGTGCCGTCGGCATCGGTGCCGCGGGCTGGGTGGACACCGACCAGGCGATAGTGCGCTTCTCGCCCCACCTGGCCTGGCGCAATGAGCCGCTCAAGGCGCGGCTGAACCAGCGCATCGACCTGCCCGTGATCGTCGACAATGACGCCAATGCCGCCGCCTGGGCCGAGTACCGCTACGGTGCCGGCCGCAATGCCAGCGTGATGGTCTGCCTCACCCTGGGCACGGGCATCGGCGGTGCCGTGGTGATCAATGGCCGGCTCTTCCGTGGCCGTTACGGCATGGCCGGGGAGTTCGGCCACATGGGCGTCGTCCCGGAAGGACATTGGTGCCCCTGCGGAAACCGCGGGTGCTGGGAGCAGTACGCGTCGGGCAATTCGCTGGTGCGCGACGCCAAGGCCCTGCTGCGGGAGAACTCGCCCCAGGTCAGGGGACTGCTGGACCGGATCGGCGGGGACATCGACGCCCTCGTGGGGCCCGACGTGACCGCCGCCGCCATGGAGGGAGACCAGATCGCCATCGAGCTGATCAGCGACGTGGGCTTCTGGCTCGGCAAGGGCATCGCCAACCTGGCCGCGGCACTGGACCCGGACCTCTTCGTGATCGGTGGCGGTGTCTCGGCCGCCGGTGACCTGTTGTTGACGCCGGCACAGCAGGCCTTCGACCGGACCCTGACCGGCCGCGGTTTCCGTCCGCCGGCCCAACTGGTGCTGGCCGAATTCCGCAATGATGCCGGGCTGGTGGGAGCGGCTGACCTGGCGCGGCATTCCATGGTCGAGCCGCCCGGTGTGGCCCGCGGATTCTGGCCTCGTCGTCGCCGCAAGGGACGCCTGCGCCGGCTCCGCGAGCTGATGGTCGAGGTCCCGCCGCGCGTCTGA